In Zingiber officinale cultivar Zhangliang chromosome 8B, Zo_v1.1, whole genome shotgun sequence, a single genomic region encodes these proteins:
- the LOC122017648 gene encoding GTPase activating protein 1-like encodes MVPEMLGLLKVKVQRGFNLAVRDFWSSDPYVIVKMGKQKLKTRVVRRNTNPVWNEELTLSIEDPNLPVRLEVFDKDTFSLDDPMGRAEFDIRMLVEAVKMKLEGLPNGTIITTVTPCRKNCLAEVSRVYWSDGEVFQDLILRLRDVERGEVELKLRWVSTQSSRDL; translated from the exons ATGGTGCCGGAAATGCTCGGCCTCCTCAAGGTGAAGGTGCAGCGAGGGTTTAACCTCGCCGTACGAGACTTTTGGAGCAGCGATCCCTACGTCATCGTCAAGATGGGCAAGCAG AAATTGAAGACTCGAGTAGTAAGACGAAATACCAATCCTGTTTGGAACGAAGAACTGACGCTTTCTATTGAAGATCCTAACCTTCCAGTGAGACTG GAAGTGTTCGACAAGGACACATTTAGCCTAGACGATCCCATGGGCCGCGCAGAATTTGACATACGCATGCTAGTGGAGGCCGTGAAGATGAAGTTGGAAGGTCTGCCGAATGGCACCATAATCACTACGGTGACGCCCTGTAGGAAAAACTGCTTAGCCGAGGTGAGTCGTGTCTACTGGTCAGATGGCGAAGTGTTTCAAGATCTTATCCTCCGACTCAGAGATGTTGAACGTGGTGAAGTGGAGCTCAAGCTGCGCTGGGTCAGCACTCAAAGCTCCAGGGATCTGTGA